The proteins below come from a single Manduca sexta isolate Smith_Timp_Sample1 chromosome 3, JHU_Msex_v1.0, whole genome shotgun sequence genomic window:
- the LOC115453152 gene encoding mucin-1-like isoform X1 yields the protein MRTLLTYLMAVALTVVTLAAPTDRPSFQNEALTNQPLEISEYSNEPPAENGAERPVTENDGYEPPSKDISEPPAEDIDVTEPPAEGSDVTEPPAEDIDVTVPPAEGSDITEPPAEGSDVTELPAEGSDLTEPPAEDIDVTEPPAEDIDVTEPPAEGSDITEPPAEDIDVTEPPAEDIDVTEPPAEDIDVTEPPAEDIDVTEPPAEDIDVTEPPTEGSDVTEPPAEDIDVTEPPAEDIDVTEPPAEDIDVTEPPAEDIDVTEPPAEDIDVTEPPAEDIDVTEPPAEDIDVTEPPAEDIDVTEPPAEDIDVTEPPAEDIDVTEPPAEGSDVTEPPAEGSDVTEPPAEDIDVTEPPAEDIDVTEPPAEDIDVTEPPAEGSDVTEPPAVGSDVTEPPAEDIDVTEPPAEGSDVTEPPAEDIDITEPPAEGSDVTEPPAESSDVTEPPAEGSDLTEPPAEGSDLTEPPAEDIDVTEPPAEDSDVTEPPAEDIDVTEPPAEDIDVTKPPAEGSDITEPPAEGSDVTEPPAEDIDATEPPAEGSDITQPPAEGSAVTEPPAEDSGVTEPPAEGSDVTEPPAENIDVTEPPAEDIDVTEPPAEDIDVTEPPAEDIDVTEPPAEGSDITEPPAEGSDVTELPAEGSDVTEPPAEGSDVTEPPAEGSDVTEPPAEGSDVTEPPAEGSDVTELPAEGSDVTEPPAEGSDVTEPPAEGSDVTEPPAEVSDVTEPPAEDIDVTEPPAEGSDVTEPPAEGSDVTEPPAEDIDVTEPPAEDIDVTEPPAEGSDVTEPPAEDIDVTEPPAEGGDVTEPPAEDIDVTEPPAEDIDVTEPPAEGSDVTEPPAEGSDVTEPPAEGSDVTEPPAEGSDVTEPPAEGSDVTEPPAEGSDISEPPGGDNGTYKPIDPITVENNTDIPPRSVITLGDLFPEIPDFFEIKSSVKVQLETHPTSDIVVEDLALGDTAVVSSPSVASVFDKYFGDWVFSENESSDDPLTLIVNTFDTLSSAHKTEAEAKPDNDHESVSLDLSYLFDEDSRLKPEYLGLLALLPGEWGDLARDDRPRVTRLANSAPSR from the exons ATGCGCACGCTGCTGACATACTTG ATGGCGGTGGCGTTGACGGTGGTAACACTCGCCGCGCCCACAGACCGACCGTCATTTCAAAACGAAGCACTCACAAACCAACCACTAGAGATAAGTGAATATTCTAATGAACCTCCAGCAGAAAATGGAGCTGAACGTCCAGTCACAGAAAATGACGGTTATGAACCGCCATCAAAAGACATAAGCGAGCCACCAGCAGAAGACATTGACGTAACCGAGCCACCAGCAGAAGGCAGTGACGTAACGGAGCCACCAGCAGAAGACATTGACGTAACTGTGCCACCAGCAGAAGGCAGTGACATAACCGAGCCACCAGCAGAAGGTAGTGACGTAACTGAGCTACCAGCAGAAGGTAGTGACTTAACCGAGCCACCAGCAGAAGACATTGACGTAACCGAGCCACCAGCAGAAGACATTGACGTAACTGAGCCACCAGCAGAAGGCAGTGACATAACCGAGCCACCAGCAGAAGACATTGACGTAACTGAGCCACCAGCAGAAGACATTGACGTAACTGAGCCACCAGCAGAAGACATTGACGTAACTGAGCCACCAGCAGAAGACATTGACGTAACTGAGCCACCAGCAGAAGACATTGACGTAACTGAGCCTCCAACAGAAGGTAGTGACGTAACCGAACCACCAGCAGAAGACATTGACGTAACTGAGCCACCAGCAGAAGACATTGACGTAACTGAGCCACCAGCAGAAGACATTGACGTAACTGAGCCACCAGCAGAAGACATTGACGTAACTGAGCCACCAGCAGAAGACATTGACGTAACTGAGCCACCAGCAGAAGACATTGACGTAACTGAGCCACCAGCAGAAGACATTGACGTAACTGAGCCACCAGCAGAAGACATTGACGTAACTGAGCCACCAGCAGAAGACATTGACGTAACCGAGCCACCAGCAGAAGACATTGACGTAACTGAGCCACCAGCAGAAGGTAGTGACGTAACTGAGCCACCAGCAGAAGGTAGTGACGTAACCGAGCCACCAGCAGAAGACATTGACGTAACCGAGCCACCAGCAGAAGACATTGACGTAACTGAGCCACCAGCAGAAGACATTGACGTAACTGAGCCACCAGCAGAAGGTAGTGACGTTACTGAGCCACCAGCAGTTGGTAGTGACGTAACCGAGCCACCAGCAGAAGACATTGACGTAACTGAGCCACCAGCAGAAGGTAGTGACGTAACCGAGCCACCAGCAGAAGACATTGACATAACTGAGCCACCAGCAGAAGGTAGTGACGTAACCGAGCCACCAGCAGAAAGCAGTGACGTAACCGAGCCACCAGCAGAAGGTAGTGACTTAACCGAGCCACCAGCAGAAGGTAGTGACTTAACCGAGCCACCAGCAGAAGACATTGACGTAACTGAGCCACCAGCAGAAGATAGTGACGTTACCGAGCCACCAGCAGAAGACATTGACGTAACTGAGCCACCAGCAGAAGACATTGACGTAACCAAGCCACCAGCAGAAGGCAGTGACATAACCGAGCCACCAGCAGAAGGTAGTGACGTAACCGAGCCACCAGCAGAAGACATTGACGCAACTGAGCCACCAGCAGAAGGCAGTGACATAACCCAGCCACCAGCAGAAGGTAGTGCCGTAACTGAGCCACCAGCAGAAGACAGTGGCGTAACTGAGCCACCAGCAGAAGGTAGTGACGTTACCGAGCCACCAGCAGAAAACATTGACGTAACTGAGCCACCAGCAGAAGACATTGACGTAACTGAGCCACCAGCAGAAGACATTGACGTAACTGAGCCACCAGCAGAAGACATTGACGTAACTGAGCCACCAGCAGAAGGCAGTGACATAACCGAGCCACCAGCAGAAGGTAGTGACGTAACTGAGCTACCAGCAGAAGGTAGTGACGTAACGGAGCCACCAGCAGAAGGTAGTGACGTAACCGAGCCACCAGCAGAAGGTAGTGACGTAACCGAGCCACCAGCAGAAG GTAGTGACGTAACCGAGCCACCAGCAGAAGGTAGTGACGTAACTGAGCTACCAGCAGAAGGTAGTGACGTAACGGAGCCACCAGCAGAAGGTAGTGACGTAACCGAGCCACCAGCAGAAGGTAGTGACGTAACCGAGCCACCAGCAGAAGTTAGTGACGTAACTGAGCCACCAGCAGAAGACATTGACGTAACTGAGCCACCAGCAGAAGGTAGTGACGTAACCGAGCCACCAGCAGAAGGTAGTGACGTAACCGAGCCACCAGCAGAAGACATTGACGTAACCGAACCACCAGCAGAAGACATTGACGTAACTGAGCCACCAGCAGAAGGTAGTGACGTAACCGAGCCACCAGCAGAAGACATTGACGTAACCGAACCACCAGCAGAAGGCGGTGACGTAACCGAGCCACCAGCAGAAGACATTGACGTAACCGAGCCACCAGCAGAAGACATTGACGTAACTGAGCCACCAGCAGAAGGTAGTGACGTAACCGAGCCACCAGCAGAAGGTAGTGACGTAACCGAGCCACCAGCAGAAGGTAGTGACGTAACCGAGCCACCAGCAGAAGGTAGTGACGTAACCGAGCCACCAGCAGAAGGTAGTGACGTAACCGAGCCACCAGCAGAAGGTAGTGACATAAGCGAGCCACCAGGAGGAGATAATGGGACATATAAGCCTATTGATCCAATAACTGTTGAAAATAACACGGATATACCACCCAGATCTGTGATCACTCTCGGCGATCTGTTCCCTGAAATTCCAGACTTTTTCGAAATCAAATCATCCGTAAAAGTGCAGCTCGAAACACACCCCACGTCAGATATTGTAGTGGAAGACCTGGCGCTAGGCGATACCGCGGTGGTTAGCTCGCCAAGTGTCGCCAGCGTCTTCGATAAGTATTTCGGTGACTGGGTATTTTCTGAGAACGAATCCTCCGACGACCCATTGACACTAATCGTTAATACATTCGACACATTATCGAGCGCTCACAAAACTGAAGCGGAAGCCAAACCAGACAATGATCACGAGTCGGTGTCGCTGGACCTCTCCTACTTGTTTGATGAGGATAGTCGATTAAAGCCGGAATATTTGGGATTGCTGGCGCTCCTACCAGGCGAGTGGGGCGACTTGGCGCGTGACGATAGACCACGGGTAACGCGCCTGGCCAACTCCGCACCCAGTCGCTGA
- the LOC115453152 gene encoding mucin-1-like isoform X2 — MRTLLTYLMAVALTVVTLAAPTDRPSFQNEALTNQPLEISEYSNEPPAENGAERPVTENDGYEPPSKDISEPPAEDIDVTEPPAEGSDVTEPPAEDIDVTVPPAEGSDITEPPAEGSDVTELPAEGSDLTEPPAEDIDVTEPPAEDIDVTEPPAEGSDITEPPAEDIDVTEPPAEDIDVTEPPAEDIDVTEPPAEDIDVTEPPAEDIDVTEPPTEGSDVTEPPAEDIDVTEPPAEDIDVTEPPAEDIDVTEPPAEDIDVTEPPAEDIDVTEPPAEDIDVTEPPAEDIDVTEPPAEDIDVTEPPAEDIDVTEPPAEDIDVTEPPAEGSDVTEPPAEGSDVTEPPAEDIDVTEPPAEDIDVTEPPAEDIDVTEPPAEGSDVTEPPAVGSDVTEPPAEDIDVTEPPAEGSDVTEPPAEDIDITEPPAEGSDVTEPPAESSDVTEPPAEGSDLTEPPAEGSDLTEPPAEDIDVTEPPAEDSDVTEPPAEDIDVTEPPAEDIDVTKPPAEGSDITEPPAEGSDVTEPPAEDIDATEPPAEGSDITQPPAEGSAVTEPPAEDSGVTEPPAEGSDVTEPPAENIDVTEPPAEDIDVTEPPAEDIDVTEPPAEDIDVTEPPAEGSDITEPPAEGSDVTELPAEGSDVTEPPAEGSDVTEPPAEGSDVTEPPAEGSDVTEPPAEGSDVTELPAEGSDVTEPPAEGSDVTEPPAEGSDVTEPPAEVSDVTEPPAEDIDVTEPPAEGSDVTEPPAEGSDVTEPPAEDIDVTEPPAEDIDVTEPPAEGSDVTEPPAEDIDVTEPPAEGGDVTEPPAEDIDVTEPPAEDIDVTEPPAEGSDVTEPPAEGSDVTEPPAEGSDVTEPPAEGSDVTEPPAEGSDVTEPPAEDNGTYKPIDPITVENNTDIPPRSVITLGDLFPEIPDFFEIKSSVKVQLETHPTSDIVVEDLALGDTAVVSSPSVASVFDKYFGDWVFSENESSDDPLTLIVNTFDTLSSAHKTEAEAKPDNDHESVSLDLSYLFDEDSRLKPEYLGLLALLPGEWGDLARDDRPRVTRLANSAPSR, encoded by the exons ATGCGCACGCTGCTGACATACTTG ATGGCGGTGGCGTTGACGGTGGTAACACTCGCCGCGCCCACAGACCGACCGTCATTTCAAAACGAAGCACTCACAAACCAACCACTAGAGATAAGTGAATATTCTAATGAACCTCCAGCAGAAAATGGAGCTGAACGTCCAGTCACAGAAAATGACGGTTATGAACCGCCATCAAAAGACATAAGCGAGCCACCAGCAGAAGACATTGACGTAACCGAGCCACCAGCAGAAGGCAGTGACGTAACGGAGCCACCAGCAGAAGACATTGACGTAACTGTGCCACCAGCAGAAGGCAGTGACATAACCGAGCCACCAGCAGAAGGTAGTGACGTAACTGAGCTACCAGCAGAAGGTAGTGACTTAACCGAGCCACCAGCAGAAGACATTGACGTAACCGAGCCACCAGCAGAAGACATTGACGTAACTGAGCCACCAGCAGAAGGCAGTGACATAACCGAGCCACCAGCAGAAGACATTGACGTAACTGAGCCACCAGCAGAAGACATTGACGTAACTGAGCCACCAGCAGAAGACATTGACGTAACTGAGCCACCAGCAGAAGACATTGACGTAACTGAGCCACCAGCAGAAGACATTGACGTAACTGAGCCTCCAACAGAAGGTAGTGACGTAACCGAACCACCAGCAGAAGACATTGACGTAACTGAGCCACCAGCAGAAGACATTGACGTAACTGAGCCACCAGCAGAAGACATTGACGTAACTGAGCCACCAGCAGAAGACATTGACGTAACTGAGCCACCAGCAGAAGACATTGACGTAACTGAGCCACCAGCAGAAGACATTGACGTAACTGAGCCACCAGCAGAAGACATTGACGTAACTGAGCCACCAGCAGAAGACATTGACGTAACTGAGCCACCAGCAGAAGACATTGACGTAACCGAGCCACCAGCAGAAGACATTGACGTAACTGAGCCACCAGCAGAAGGTAGTGACGTAACTGAGCCACCAGCAGAAGGTAGTGACGTAACCGAGCCACCAGCAGAAGACATTGACGTAACCGAGCCACCAGCAGAAGACATTGACGTAACTGAGCCACCAGCAGAAGACATTGACGTAACTGAGCCACCAGCAGAAGGTAGTGACGTTACTGAGCCACCAGCAGTTGGTAGTGACGTAACCGAGCCACCAGCAGAAGACATTGACGTAACTGAGCCACCAGCAGAAGGTAGTGACGTAACCGAGCCACCAGCAGAAGACATTGACATAACTGAGCCACCAGCAGAAGGTAGTGACGTAACCGAGCCACCAGCAGAAAGCAGTGACGTAACCGAGCCACCAGCAGAAGGTAGTGACTTAACCGAGCCACCAGCAGAAGGTAGTGACTTAACCGAGCCACCAGCAGAAGACATTGACGTAACTGAGCCACCAGCAGAAGATAGTGACGTTACCGAGCCACCAGCAGAAGACATTGACGTAACTGAGCCACCAGCAGAAGACATTGACGTAACCAAGCCACCAGCAGAAGGCAGTGACATAACCGAGCCACCAGCAGAAGGTAGTGACGTAACCGAGCCACCAGCAGAAGACATTGACGCAACTGAGCCACCAGCAGAAGGCAGTGACATAACCCAGCCACCAGCAGAAGGTAGTGCCGTAACTGAGCCACCAGCAGAAGACAGTGGCGTAACTGAGCCACCAGCAGAAGGTAGTGACGTTACCGAGCCACCAGCAGAAAACATTGACGTAACTGAGCCACCAGCAGAAGACATTGACGTAACTGAGCCACCAGCAGAAGACATTGACGTAACTGAGCCACCAGCAGAAGACATTGACGTAACTGAGCCACCAGCAGAAGGCAGTGACATAACCGAGCCACCAGCAGAAGGTAGTGACGTAACTGAGCTACCAGCAGAAGGTAGTGACGTAACGGAGCCACCAGCAGAAGGTAGTGACGTAACCGAGCCACCAGCAGAAGGTAGTGACGTAACCGAGCCACCAGCAGAAG GTAGTGACGTAACCGAGCCACCAGCAGAAGGTAGTGACGTAACTGAGCTACCAGCAGAAGGTAGTGACGTAACGGAGCCACCAGCAGAAGGTAGTGACGTAACCGAGCCACCAGCAGAAGGTAGTGACGTAACCGAGCCACCAGCAGAAGTTAGTGACGTAACTGAGCCACCAGCAGAAGACATTGACGTAACTGAGCCACCAGCAGAAGGTAGTGACGTAACCGAGCCACCAGCAGAAGGTAGTGACGTAACCGAGCCACCAGCAGAAGACATTGACGTAACCGAACCACCAGCAGAAGACATTGACGTAACTGAGCCACCAGCAGAAGGTAGTGACGTAACCGAGCCACCAGCAGAAGACATTGACGTAACCGAACCACCAGCAGAAGGCGGTGACGTAACCGAGCCACCAGCAGAAGACATTGACGTAACCGAGCCACCAGCAGAAGACATTGACGTAACTGAGCCACCAGCAGAAGGTAGTGACGTAACCGAGCCACCAGCAGAAGGTAGTGACGTAACCGAGCCACCAGCAGAAGGTAGTGACGTAACCGAGCCACCAGCAGAAGGTAGTGACGTAACCGAGCCACCAGCAGAAGGTAGTGACGTAACCGAGCCACCAGCAGAAG ATAATGGGACATATAAGCCTATTGATCCAATAACTGTTGAAAATAACACGGATATACCACCCAGATCTGTGATCACTCTCGGCGATCTGTTCCCTGAAATTCCAGACTTTTTCGAAATCAAATCATCCGTAAAAGTGCAGCTCGAAACACACCCCACGTCAGATATTGTAGTGGAAGACCTGGCGCTAGGCGATACCGCGGTGGTTAGCTCGCCAAGTGTCGCCAGCGTCTTCGATAAGTATTTCGGTGACTGGGTATTTTCTGAGAACGAATCCTCCGACGACCCATTGACACTAATCGTTAATACATTCGACACATTATCGAGCGCTCACAAAACTGAAGCGGAAGCCAAACCAGACAATGATCACGAGTCGGTGTCGCTGGACCTCTCCTACTTGTTTGATGAGGATAGTCGATTAAAGCCGGAATATTTGGGATTGCTGGCGCTCCTACCAGGCGAGTGGGGCGACTTGGCGCGTGACGATAGACCACGGGTAACGCGCCTGGCCAACTCCGCACCCAGTCGCTGA